A single genomic interval of Pyrobaculum arsenaticum DSM 13514 harbors:
- a CDS encoding tryptophan--tRNA ligase — translation MGEDFVVTPWEVRGKVDYEKLLRQFGAKPLTAEEVALLEKYAGDVHPLIKRGFFYAHRDFDFILKWHGEGRPWALYTGRGPSGPVHIGHMVPWILLKWFSDKFGVEVYFQMTDDEKFFDDPEMKLEEATGWAYENALDVIALGFGPDKLHLIVDTKDIAPLYPIAVRVAKKLTWNTVKATFGFTDSSNIGLIFYPSLQIAVAFLPTELKKEPTPVLIPCAIDQDPYFRLARDIADSLSYPKPTTLYSKFIMALTGESKMSASNPDSAIYTMDDDKTVKHKILNAFTGGRPTAEEQRKYGGNPDICPVFHYHMLFDPDDASVEKIRQDCKSGALLCGECKLKLHEKISKFLKEHRERREKARGKVDEYRLSVKLK, via the coding sequence GTGGGCGAGGATTTTGTAGTAACGCCCTGGGAGGTAAGGGGCAAGGTCGACTATGAAAAGTTGTTGAGACAGTTCGGCGCCAAGCCCCTCACAGCTGAGGAGGTAGCCCTTCTTGAAAAATACGCCGGAGATGTGCACCCCCTTATCAAGAGGGGGTTCTTCTACGCCCACCGCGACTTCGACTTCATATTGAAGTGGCACGGCGAGGGGAGGCCTTGGGCCCTCTACACGGGGCGGGGTCCCAGCGGACCTGTACACATCGGCCACATGGTGCCTTGGATACTACTCAAGTGGTTCTCGGACAAATTCGGCGTAGAGGTCTACTTCCAGATGACAGACGACGAGAAGTTTTTCGACGACCCGGAGATGAAGCTGGAGGAGGCCACCGGCTGGGCCTACGAAAACGCCCTGGACGTAATCGCCCTTGGCTTTGGGCCAGATAAGCTACATCTCATAGTGGACACAAAAGACATAGCCCCGCTCTACCCCATAGCAGTCCGCGTGGCCAAGAAGCTTACTTGGAATACAGTAAAGGCCACCTTCGGCTTTACCGACTCCTCCAACATAGGCCTTATCTTCTACCCCTCTCTGCAAATAGCCGTGGCCTTCCTGCCGACAGAGCTTAAGAAAGAGCCGACGCCCGTACTCATCCCCTGCGCCATTGACCAGGACCCCTACTTCCGCCTGGCGAGGGACATAGCGGACTCCCTAAGCTACCCCAAGCCCACGACCCTGTACTCCAAGTTCATAATGGCGCTGACTGGGGAGAGCAAGATGTCTGCATCAAACCCCGACTCGGCCATATATACCATGGACGACGACAAGACCGTGAAGCACAAGATATTGAACGCCTTCACCGGCGGCCGCCCCACAGCTGAGGAGCAGAGGAAGTACGGCGGAAATCCAGACATCTGCCCCGTGTTTCACTACCACATGCTCTTTGACCCAGACGACGCCTCAGTGGAGAAGATTAGGCAAGACTGCAAGTCTGGCGCCCTCCTCTGCGGCGAGTGCAAGCTTAAGCTTCACGAAAAGATCTCAAAATTCCTCAAAGAGCACCGAGAAAGGAGAGAAAAGGCGCGTGGAAAAGTAGACGAGTACCGGCTAAGCGTGAAGCTTAAGTGA
- a CDS encoding TRAM domain-containing protein encodes MERRTRRGPPRGGRGPSGPKPVKEGDIVEVEVVEKSRKGDGVARVEGFVIFIPGAEPGQKVKVQIEKVGGTYAVGKIVT; translated from the coding sequence ATGGAACGAAGAACGAGAAGGGGGCCGCCCCGCGGAGGGCGCGGCCCGTCTGGGCCTAAACCAGTTAAAGAAGGAGATATAGTAGAGGTAGAGGTTGTGGAGAAGTCTAGGAAGGGCGATGGCGTTGCAAGGGTTGAGGGGTTTGTCATCTTTATACCAGGGGCAGAGCCTGGCCAAAAGGTGAAGGTTCAAATCGAGAAAGTCGGTGGGACGTACGCTGTGGGGAAAATCGTCACTTAA
- a CDS encoding PIN domain-containing protein → MKLVLDTSAVIYIIEKKIDATQLLEHEIHIPIAVVEEMQKISVKNRRARVALQLLEILRPTLHKKRGPADRAVLELAKELGAVLVTGDEALAERARQEGVAVGKFHKGQLVV, encoded by the coding sequence GTGAAACTTGTATTGGACACGTCTGCTGTTATCTACATAATTGAGAAGAAGATAGACGCGACGCAACTTCTTGAGCACGAAATCCACATACCCATAGCCGTAGTTGAAGAAATGCAGAAAATATCTGTAAAGAATAGGCGGGCCAGGGTAGCCCTTCAGTTGCTTGAAATATTGCGACCCACCCTACACAAAAAAAGAGGGCCTGCAGACCGCGCTGTGCTGGAACTCGCTAAAGAACTTGGCGCAGTTCTGGTGACAGGCGATGAGGCCCTAGCCGAGAGGGCAAGACAGGAGGGAGTCGCAGTAGGTAAGTTCCACAAAGGTCAGCTGGTCGTATAA
- a CDS encoding ATP-binding protein encodes MITKICLEYFKGVKSGCVQLGRGTVVFGPPNSGKTTYFEAVALLVQSRGEQWLALEGPLLIVHEAEDLHHGGDLETPFTIELSVMLEGGEVVYGYRYAAGPNYVEQWVKKDGELLVRLVKKGDGGVMTHPTEARLCVAPFAVMNEDVLIACDPVEDERFRMAERALLELRIGLKDKFYLISGRRLAAWKYTYETHVDLMPQTSVGPEGQFTPHHLSRILTLPSYEAVREQLYEYLHVADVEDIRVGLIKSGRIALYVRRGGLWTNIYNAGNYTKAVLPALLQLLLANEGSTVFIDDADLAVPSDKSETLLSAMAEIAQRRHLQLAVSAKEPGFAKVAEKLGLVVESL; translated from the coding sequence ATGATAACTAAGATTTGCCTAGAATATTTCAAAGGCGTCAAAAGCGGCTGTGTCCAGCTCGGCCGCGGGACGGTGGTGTTCGGCCCTCCAAACTCTGGGAAGACCACGTATTTTGAGGCTGTTGCCCTTCTTGTCCAGAGCAGAGGCGAGCAGTGGCTGGCCCTGGAAGGCCCCCTACTAATTGTGCACGAGGCGGAAGACCTCCACCACGGCGGCGATTTGGAAACCCCATTCACGATAGAGCTGTCGGTTATGTTAGAAGGCGGGGAGGTTGTATACGGCTATCGATACGCCGCAGGTCCCAACTATGTCGAGCAGTGGGTCAAGAAAGACGGCGAACTACTTGTAAGACTTGTTAAAAAGGGAGATGGCGGCGTGATGACGCATCCTACCGAGGCGAGGCTGTGCGTGGCGCCATTTGCCGTTATGAACGAGGATGTTTTGATAGCCTGCGACCCCGTGGAGGATGAGAGGTTTAGAATGGCTGAAAGAGCGTTGCTGGAGTTGAGAATAGGGCTGAAGGACAAGTTCTACCTAATCAGCGGGAGGAGGCTGGCGGCGTGGAAGTACACCTACGAGACACATGTGGATTTAATGCCACAGACTAGCGTAGGCCCCGAGGGCCAGTTCACCCCCCACCACCTCTCGCGGATCTTGACTCTCCCCTCCTACGAGGCTGTGAGGGAACAGCTCTATGAGTACCTGCACGTCGCAGACGTAGAGGATATCCGCGTCGGCCTCATCAAAAGCGGGCGCATAGCGCTGTATGTAAGAAGAGGCGGGCTATGGACAAATATATACAACGCAGGGAATTACACCAAGGCGGTCCTCCCAGCCCTGTTACAGCTCCTCTTGGCCAACGAGGGGTCTACGGTGTTTATAGACGATGCAGACCTTGCCGTGCCCAGCGACAAGTCTGAAACGTTGTTGTCAGCTATGGCGGAAATAGCACAGAGGAGGCATCTGCAGCTGGCGGTCTCGGCCAAAGAGCCGGGCTTCGCCAAGGTAGCAGAAAAATTGGGGCTTGTAGTTGAGTCTTTGTGA
- a CDS encoding HIT family protein: MEFKIVYAPWRYRYIKNIKKGECFLCKAVAEPSRDDENLIPLRGRHVFLILNKYPYTWGHVMVAPYRHISRFEELTDDEWVEMVAFAKKVMDAVAALTGAQDFVIGINVGRAAGAGLEDHIHLHIIPKDTEVKVEDLETALVQLTRDLRKALR; encoded by the coding sequence GTGGAGTTTAAAATCGTCTACGCCCCGTGGAGGTATAGGTATATCAAGAACATCAAGAAGGGGGAGTGCTTCTTATGTAAGGCAGTTGCGGAGCCAAGCCGCGATGATGAGAACTTAATCCCCCTTAGAGGAAGACATGTATTCCTCATATTAAACAAGTACCCATATACCTGGGGACACGTGATGGTAGCGCCGTATAGGCATATTTCCCGCTTCGAGGAGCTAACTGACGACGAGTGGGTGGAGATGGTGGCGTTTGCTAAAAAAGTCATGGACGCCGTTGCGGCGCTCACGGGCGCTCAGGATTTCGTTATAGGGATTAACGTGGGAAGGGCAGCCGGCGCGGGGCTGGAGGACCACATACACCTCCACATTATTCCTAAAGACACGGAAGTGAAGGTAGAGGACCTAGAGACGGCGCTGGTGCAATTAACGCGGGATCTAAGAAAAGCTTTGCGATAA
- a CDS encoding sugar phosphate nucleotidyltransferase produces MAEYGIILAGGFATRLRPLSYTKPKPLFPVLGKPVIDWIIEKVVEVAEPVISARYLSSMIRSHVASKWGGRVRIVEEDRPLGDGGAVVNVVKSLGVKGAITVANGDVFTDISIKDVWEFHKRKGAAVTIALVEVPPEEVSRFGIALLEDDGRIARFVEKPKEPVGSNLANAGVYIFEPEAVAEFPEPNAGELKIARHIIPRLMEKFDIYGYVHKGLWFDIGTHIDYLKANFAALDKCGSCRPAAPSGVKIIPPVYIGEDVAIGPGSVVGPYAVIGRGSKLGPSVRIKESVLMDGVVAEAGAYIAKSIIGDGVVLGRWTRAVEAVIADGVYVRDEIYVGKGAAIGPNREVDQDVKDGEVLP; encoded by the coding sequence ATGGCCGAGTACGGCATCATCCTCGCAGGTGGCTTCGCTACGAGGCTACGGCCATTGTCGTACACAAAGCCTAAGCCCCTCTTCCCCGTCCTTGGAAAGCCGGTGATAGACTGGATTATTGAGAAGGTAGTAGAGGTAGCCGAGCCCGTGATCTCGGCGCGGTATCTCTCCTCCATGATCAGAAGCCACGTCGCCTCCAAGTGGGGTGGAAGAGTTAGAATTGTGGAGGAGGATAGGCCCCTGGGCGACGGAGGCGCTGTCGTGAACGTGGTCAAAAGCCTAGGCGTGAAGGGGGCCATTACAGTGGCAAACGGCGATGTGTTTACTGACATCTCAATAAAAGATGTGTGGGAATTTCATAAAAGAAAGGGCGCCGCAGTGACTATCGCGCTGGTGGAGGTGCCGCCGGAGGAGGTCAGCCGGTTTGGAATCGCCCTGTTGGAAGACGACGGAAGAATTGCGAGATTTGTGGAAAAGCCTAAAGAGCCTGTGGGGAGCAACTTGGCCAACGCCGGGGTCTACATCTTCGAGCCAGAGGCAGTGGCTGAGTTCCCAGAGCCCAACGCCGGCGAGTTGAAAATAGCTAGGCACATCATCCCCAGGCTAATGGAGAAGTTCGATATATACGGCTATGTACACAAGGGCTTGTGGTTTGACATAGGCACACATATCGATTACCTAAAGGCGAACTTCGCAGCGCTTGATAAATGCGGGTCGTGCAGACCCGCGGCGCCGTCCGGCGTCAAGATTATCCCCCCAGTCTACATCGGCGAGGATGTGGCCATAGGTCCAGGTTCGGTAGTGGGGCCCTACGCAGTTATAGGCAGAGGCAGCAAGTTGGGTCCCAGTGTCAGGATTAAGGAAAGCGTGTTGATGGACGGCGTAGTGGCCGAGGCTGGGGCGTACATAGCCAAGTCCATTATCGGAGATGGAGTCGTTCTCGGCCGCTGGACTAGGGCAGTGGAGGCAGTAATAGCAGACGGCGTCTACGTCCGCGACGAGATTTACGTGGGCAAGGGGGCTGCCATAGGGCCGAACCGCGAGGTCGACCAAGACGTGAAAGACGGCGAGGTGCTACCCTAG
- a CDS encoding BtpA/SgcQ family protein produces MLIGVLHLLPKDHPDFLDHAVRNAKRLDEAGVDALIVENYYDMPFKPYADLPTAIAVAVAVREVVRAVSVPVGVNLLRNGCRKAAVIAKYAGGRFIRCNAYTDVVLSESGLLMPQAPYLKGVKVLADVHVKHGLSLYPPTLAEAVETASTRASPDAIIITGSKTGEPPDPVDLATARAYTDLPVLIGSGICFSTLGILKIADGAIVGTCLKEGKEIDVDKARRLVREARSLLSPRRRLSLG; encoded by the coding sequence ATGCTTATAGGGGTTCTCCACCTCCTTCCAAAGGATCACCCCGACTTTTTAGACCATGCCGTGCGGAACGCCAAGAGGCTGGATGAGGCGGGGGTAGATGCGCTAATTGTTGAGAACTACTACGACATGCCGTTTAAGCCCTATGCCGACCTGCCTACAGCTATCGCGGTGGCGGTGGCGGTCAGGGAGGTGGTGAGGGCAGTGTCTGTGCCGGTGGGGGTAAACTTGCTTAGAAACGGTTGCAGAAAGGCGGCGGTTATTGCGAAATACGCAGGTGGGCGTTTTATCCGATGCAACGCATATACAGACGTCGTCCTCTCCGAGTCTGGGCTCCTCATGCCACAGGCGCCCTACTTGAAGGGCGTTAAGGTGCTTGCCGACGTTCACGTGAAGCACGGCCTCTCGCTATACCCGCCGACGCTTGCCGAGGCGGTGGAGACTGCGTCCACAAGGGCGAGCCCCGACGCGATTATTATAACGGGGAGTAAGACCGGTGAGCCGCCCGACCCGGTGGACTTAGCCACAGCGAGAGCCTATACCGACCTCCCCGTGCTGATAGGCAGCGGGATATGTTTCTCCACGCTAGGCATTTTAAAAATAGCAGATGGGGCAATTGTTGGGACTTGCCTAAAGGAGGGCAAAGAAATAGACGTGGATAAGGCTAGGAGGTTGGTGAGAGAGGCTAGGAGCCTTCTCTCTCCCCGGAGGCGGCTTAGTCTAGGGTAG
- a CDS encoding M48 family metallopeptidase — protein MNALEVIEFLKQYKRESYKAALVGAYRNGRYVDPPPLKTSLSLLLLPLGFSAVPILLVKDVVAQWLLGIAIITGSYLAMYFYLRRNCFVPDVVKVVRTNYGDLDFLKRHKLQILENPEVLPSDYEYYYAPVNVCVAWDKKANAFTLDGPRGPVIYFTSGIFARLTPEELQAVLEHERGHIKYRHTYKLLLFLLAEYTMRLPLVHLVYAKISMVLLAIHLMGVALVYTALLQAFEFEADKYAAARHRESLVSALVKLDWNGIVESLLNPLAARMTLLTRTHPLTIDRIRKLHAIPK, from the coding sequence GTGAACGCGCTTGAGGTAATCGAGTTTTTGAAGCAGTACAAGAGGGAGAGCTACAAGGCTGCTCTTGTGGGTGCGTATAGAAATGGGAGGTATGTAGATCCGCCCCCGCTTAAGACTAGTCTTTCTCTACTTCTTTTGCCTCTTGGGTTCTCTGCTGTGCCCATTCTCCTCGTTAAGGACGTTGTGGCTCAGTGGTTGTTGGGCATCGCCATAATTACGGGGTCTTATCTCGCGATGTACTTCTACCTGAGGAGGAACTGTTTTGTGCCTGATGTGGTGAAGGTTGTTAGGACTAACTACGGCGACCTTGACTTTCTTAAAAGACATAAGTTGCAGATTTTGGAAAACCCAGAGGTTTTGCCCAGCGACTATGAGTACTACTACGCACCTGTAAACGTCTGTGTGGCGTGGGATAAAAAGGCCAACGCCTTTACGCTTGACGGGCCCAGAGGCCCTGTCATATACTTTACCAGCGGCATATTTGCGCGGCTCACCCCGGAGGAGCTCCAGGCGGTGTTAGAGCACGAAAGGGGGCACATTAAGTATAGGCATACATATAAACTACTCCTCTTCCTCTTGGCGGAGTATACCATGCGCCTCCCTCTTGTGCACCTGGTCTATGCGAAGATTTCGATGGTCCTGCTAGCTATCCACCTCATGGGGGTGGCCCTAGTCTACACCGCGCTGTTGCAGGCTTTTGAATTCGAGGCCGACAAATACGCCGCGGCTAGGCACAGGGAGAGCCTCGTCTCGGCCCTCGTCAAGCTTGACTGGAACGGGATAGTGGAGTCGTTGCTCAACCCCTTGGCGGCGAGGATGACGCTTCTCACGAGGACCCACCCGCTTACAATAGACAGGATCAGGAAGCTACATGCAATTCCTAAATAG
- a CDS encoding ATP-binding protein, whose protein sequence is MWRLGGGVFVGFRLTGPAFLPLDRHVVIAGSTRSGKTRLAKKIVARARLPAVVLDWHGEYGGVSVDPHLLKISIEGLDKKLLCEILGLALNLNEPSVYFLYRAVRNRELRTLRDVVVALDEFLVSTKSEVEMKAAIARRLEYVIDVFEGGRVPADLVFRSRRVVSVDLSSLKLYEERVLVILFVLASLYNYLFSRGIAKGVERLLVIDEAQNVLRRGDVVKHLVFESGKYGLRVVFVTNEMPPPEILVHSTLVVTRPHRVYNLEVRGSALLRDDSVERIWIV, encoded by the coding sequence ATGTGGCGGCTGGGGGGTGGGGTGTTTGTGGGGTTTAGGTTGACGGGGCCCGCCTTTCTGCCCCTGGATAGGCATGTGGTGATTGCGGGGTCGACGAGGAGTGGGAAGACTAGGTTGGCTAAGAAGATCGTGGCTAGGGCGCGCCTGCCTGCTGTTGTGTTGGATTGGCATGGGGAGTATGGTGGGGTTTCGGTGGATCCGCATCTTCTTAAGATTTCGATTGAGGGTTTGGATAAGAAGTTGTTGTGCGAGATTTTGGGGCTTGCGCTGAACTTGAACGAGCCGAGTGTCTACTTCTTGTACCGCGCTGTTAGGAATCGGGAGTTGAGGACTCTGCGGGACGTTGTGGTGGCATTGGACGAGTTTTTGGTGTCGACGAAGAGCGAGGTGGAGATGAAGGCGGCTATTGCCCGCAGGTTGGAGTACGTAATCGACGTCTTTGAGGGGGGTAGGGTCCCTGCGGATTTAGTTTTTAGGTCCAGGAGGGTTGTGTCGGTGGATTTGTCTTCTTTGAAGTTGTACGAGGAGAGGGTGTTGGTTATTCTGTTCGTGCTGGCTTCTTTGTACAACTATCTCTTCAGCAGGGGGATTGCGAAGGGCGTGGAGAGGCTTCTTGTAATAGATGAGGCGCAGAACGTGCTTAGGCGTGGGGATGTGGTTAAGCATTTAGTTTTTGAAAGCGGTAAATACGGGCTAAGGGTTGTTTTTGTGACTAATGAGATGCCTCCCCCAGAGATCTTGGTCCACTCTACGCTGGTGGTTACGAGGCCTCACAGGGTTTACAACTTGGAGGTTAGGGGGAGCGCCTTGTTGCGTGATGACAGCGTTGAGAGGATATGGATAGTGTAG
- a CDS encoding PD-(D/E)XK nuclease family protein: MSLAEEVKRVLLENPEILAEALLAHPEVVYQALAKLAPWERLATKEDIEKLRSEVATKKDLETMATKEDLEKLRAEMATKEDLEKLRSEVATKEELEKLRSEMATKSDLEKMATKEDLERLKAVMATKEDLEKVKAMMATKEDLERLREEVDAQLRFLAIRVEALGARWGVVSEEAFREGVRELLKEAGYAVEKWLYYDGEGFIYGYPSEVELDVVVKDGVTMAVEIASSLKRADLHAVRRKAELYEKATGRKVDRVVVITPYISDRNPPYVKAMAERPGVKIITPEEAAQKPA, from the coding sequence ATGTCCCTCGCTGAGGAGGTGAAGAGGGTTTTGTTGGAGAACCCGGAGATTTTGGCCGAGGCCCTACTCGCCCACCCGGAGGTGGTTTACCAAGCCCTAGCCAAGCTAGCCCCCTGGGAGAGACTAGCCACAAAAGAGGATATAGAAAAGCTGAGGTCGGAAGTGGCCACTAAGAAAGACCTAGAGACAATGGCCACGAAAGAAGATCTGGAAAAGCTGAGAGCAGAAATGGCAACCAAAGAGGATTTAGAAAAGCTAAGATCGGAAGTGGCCACCAAGGAGGAGCTGGAAAAGCTGAGGTCTGAGATGGCCACGAAGTCGGATTTAGAAAAAATGGCCACGAAAGAAGATCTTGAAAGACTAAAGGCTGTGATGGCCACCAAGGAGGATTTAGAGAAAGTGAAAGCGATGATGGCAACGAAGGAGGATTTAGAGAGGCTTAGGGAGGAGGTCGACGCCCAGCTGAGGTTTTTGGCTATTAGGGTGGAGGCGCTTGGGGCTCGGTGGGGTGTTGTCAGCGAGGAGGCTTTTCGGGAGGGGGTGAGGGAGCTTTTGAAAGAGGCGGGCTACGCCGTGGAGAAATGGCTTTACTACGACGGGGAAGGGTTTATCTACGGCTACCCCAGCGAGGTGGAGCTGGACGTGGTGGTGAAAGACGGCGTCACGATGGCCGTGGAGATCGCGTCTAGCTTAAAGAGGGCTGACCTACACGCCGTGAGGCGGAAGGCGGAGCTGTACGAAAAGGCGACGGGCAGAAAGGTGGACAGAGTGGTGGTGATCACGCCGTACATCAGCGATAGGAACCCGCCCTACGTCAAGGCCATGGCGGAGAGGCCAGGCGTAAAGATAATAACGCCAGAAGAGGCGGCGCAGAAACCGGCGTAA
- a CDS encoding PaREP1 family protein, whose protein sequence is MEVAVPKAVVDELMKRGLDPEAAIIEALAKLAYLDPDTVAEARSELATKYLEEGRRLSDSDPVQASEKLHKAAEECVKALAIRLGLAEVLERVDKRGRWTVTDLEKAVAAISRQLGDWFMEAWDSANYLHVWGFHEAKLDAEAVKARLPYIEKMVKEGCRHPPR, encoded by the coding sequence GTGGAGGTTGCCGTACCAAAGGCTGTAGTGGATGAGCTCATGAAGAGGGGATTAGATCCAGAAGCCGCCATAATAGAAGCATTGGCTAAGCTCGCCTACTTGGACCCCGACACGGTGGCCGAGGCGAGGTCGGAGCTTGCTACGAAGTATCTAGAGGAGGGCAGAAGGCTATCTGACAGCGACCCTGTACAGGCGTCGGAGAAGCTTCACAAAGCCGCCGAGGAGTGCGTCAAGGCCCTAGCCATCCGCCTAGGGCTGGCTGAGGTACTTGAGAGAGTGGATAAGAGGGGTAGGTGGACTGTTACAGATCTAGAGAAGGCAGTGGCGGCGATTAGCCGGCAGCTGGGCGATTGGTTTATGGAGGCATGGGACAGCGCCAACTACCTCCACGTCTGGGGCTTCCACGAGGCAAAGCTAGACGCCGAGGCAGTCAAGGCGAGGTTGCCCTACATCGAGAAGATGGTAAAAGAGGGATGTAGACACCCGCCTAGGTAA
- a CDS encoding glycoside hydrolase family 99-like domain-containing protein: protein MNKRDFLKLLSSFGLGVITAELYERLFHIPALEKAFREEVTYWIEQYRRAKERLETVSRRATALEDEVRRAREEVQKVGREVASLETLLREKDDEVAALRQALAYRDQLEEEALRAVYQEKLEEAISGLRRTVEKYRALLGEDKVAFESAVVKILEEYKITQEKLARLEGMFPLIFLSWTPARVVLDKIYDVRVEAEIVNPLTPVTEVEISLVPVEYRYMIQRYGMTEEDYHKVFPREEVKTVKFRARGLIREVFSTVFENLVGGREYVIKVVVRDLLNRTKSVEAKTPYIRQYENFAASSRMNVGTYYYPWYDPAGTWLRYTLETPLLGQYSSRDPVVISKHIDWASGHGINFLVVSWWGPDSFPDIVLRNYILTNSLIKDIKIVIFYETLGRLKVKEADQKIELDDENKKTLLSDFAYLARYFAHPSYLRIDGKCIVVIYLARIFEGDVKGTLAEMRSSMQRVGCPIFIIGDVVYWHSPDRKMIKLYDAVTAYSMYTNIPQVLSDFEDKVSWKYGEWSEATNALGVGFIPSAMPGFDDRAIRTGHIPLPKSTERFRKQLIIARQYTNINTILITTFNEWHENTNIEPSVKDGFSYLQVLKQVLLEGT, encoded by the coding sequence GTGAACAAGAGGGATTTTCTAAAGCTCCTCTCAAGCTTTGGCTTGGGAGTAATAACCGCAGAGCTGTACGAAAGGCTTTTTCACATCCCCGCTTTGGAAAAGGCCTTTAGGGAAGAGGTGACCTACTGGATTGAGCAGTATCGCAGAGCTAAGGAGCGACTAGAGACCGTAAGCCGGAGGGCAACAGCCTTAGAGGACGAAGTGCGGAGGGCGCGGGAGGAGGTGCAGAAGGTGGGCAGAGAGGTCGCTTCACTTGAGACCTTGCTTAGGGAGAAGGATGATGAGGTAGCGGCGTTGAGGCAGGCACTGGCGTATAGGGATCAGCTGGAGGAGGAGGCTCTTAGAGCGGTTTATCAAGAAAAGCTGGAGGAGGCTATTAGCGGGCTGAGGAGAACGGTTGAGAAATACAGGGCGTTGTTGGGCGAGGATAAAGTGGCTTTTGAATCCGCCGTGGTTAAGATACTCGAGGAGTACAAAATAACGCAGGAGAAGCTGGCTAGGCTAGAGGGCATGTTCCCGCTAATCTTCCTCAGCTGGACGCCTGCGAGGGTTGTGCTGGACAAGATCTACGACGTGCGGGTAGAAGCAGAGATCGTAAACCCGCTTACGCCAGTAACTGAGGTGGAGATAAGCCTCGTCCCAGTGGAGTACAGATACATGATACAGCGATATGGAATGACGGAGGAGGACTACCACAAGGTGTTTCCGAGAGAGGAGGTAAAAACAGTTAAGTTCAGGGCTAGAGGCTTAATTAGAGAGGTCTTCTCCACTGTCTTCGAAAACCTAGTAGGCGGGAGGGAGTACGTAATCAAAGTCGTCGTGAGAGATCTACTAAACAGGACAAAAAGCGTAGAGGCGAAAACCCCTTATATAAGACAATACGAGAACTTCGCCGCATCCAGTCGTATGAATGTCGGCACATATTATTACCCTTGGTATGATCCCGCGGGAACGTGGTTGAGATATACCTTGGAGACCCCCCTCCTTGGCCAGTACAGCTCAAGGGATCCAGTGGTTATCAGTAAGCATATTGACTGGGCAAGTGGCCACGGCATTAATTTCCTCGTCGTCAGCTGGTGGGGACCTGACTCCTTTCCAGATATTGTTTTAAGAAATTATATTTTAACGAATTCATTAATCAAAGATATAAAAATAGTAATTTTCTATGAGACACTTGGAAGGCTAAAAGTTAAAGAAGCTGATCAGAAAATAGAGCTCGATGACGAGAATAAGAAAACTCTCTTAAGCGATTTCGCATATTTAGCAAGGTATTTCGCCCACCCCTCTTACTTAAGGATTGATGGAAAGTGCATCGTGGTGATATATTTAGCTAGGATTTTTGAGGGAGATGTTAAGGGCACTCTTGCTGAGATGAGGAGTAGTATGCAGAGGGTGGGATGCCCCATCTTCATAATCGGAGACGTCGTATATTGGCACAGCCCCGATAGAAAAATGATTAAGCTCTACGATGCTGTTACAGCCTATAGCATGTATACAAACATTCCACAAGTGTTGAGCGATTTTGAGGACAAAGTGTCTTGGAAATACGGCGAGTGGTCTGAGGCAACTAACGCTCTTGGAGTTGGCTTTATCCCATCCGCGATGCCCGGATTTGACGACCGGGCAATAAGGACGGGACATATTCCGCTTCCTAAAAGCACAGAGAGATTTAGAAAACAACTCATTATTGCAAGACAATACACCAACATTAATACAATTCTTATCACTACATTTAACGAGTGGCACGAAAATACCAATATTGAGCCGAGTGTAAAAGACGGCTTTTCATATTTACAGGTTCTGAAACAAGTGTTACTTGAAGGGACGTAA